A stretch of Acidimicrobiales bacterium DNA encodes these proteins:
- a CDS encoding transglycosylase domain-containing protein: MRGIVGLVRLATVLVGGGIVVAFTLAALGPRIGEIYAANESTVAEINLNELALRSIVYDANGDEFDKLYDVENRELVELEDVSQAVIDAIIAVEDEGFYEHNGIDAAAILRALVRNVSAGRIEEGGSTITQQLIKNGVVGNAIDIDRKIPEAALAWRLERQLDKDEILEAYLNTVYFGGGAYGIRAAAEIYFGTTPDKLDVPQSAMLAGLIANPSTYDPTLNPLDAQDRRDVALGRMVAAGFITEEEATEYRAVPVPTTRVVPAGWEPTNYFIEEVRRQLLDDPRLGVTEEERAEALFGGGLRIYTTYDPAAQAAARAAVDRFTPTDDPRGFVGALASVEPGTGRVRALIGGPGFEVEGFGEFNIATQKGRPTGSSFKSFVLAAAMEKGLVPADQINGSATCYFDNPGGFPDPYSANNFNGPNTGSVRSIRSQTTSSSNCAYLRLGQIVGLSNVADVARALGITSDLSSLPLSMPLGPLDVTPLDMAVAYASFANDGLQVDPIFIERVEDRSGNVIFSNEPAPQRAISTQSARLVTSVLEANVVGGTGTRARLTDQPAAGKTGTGQEFLNAWFVGYTPYLSTAVWMGDPTDPIEEMRGVSIPELGRRNVTGGFAPAAIWQAYMEFMHADLDRIDFDDPAPTRSGRRIRTDQEEDRYNDLLDSLCGDEDAEVDEDEDGIVDFCEDPDFEYDPAIGLCPGLLEPVDTDEDGKIDACIPPTTTTTTTTTTTTVPDTTTSDPPTTTTTTTTTEPPTTTTTDPPTTTTTEP, encoded by the coding sequence GTGCGTGGGATCGTCGGACTGGTCCGGCTGGCGACGGTACTCGTCGGCGGCGGAATCGTGGTGGCCTTCACCCTTGCCGCGCTCGGACCCCGGATCGGGGAGATCTACGCGGCCAACGAATCGACCGTCGCCGAGATCAACCTCAACGAGTTGGCGCTCCGTTCGATCGTCTACGACGCCAACGGTGACGAGTTCGACAAGCTCTACGACGTCGAGAACCGCGAGCTCGTGGAGCTCGAAGACGTGAGCCAGGCCGTGATCGACGCGATCATCGCCGTGGAGGACGAGGGGTTCTACGAGCACAACGGCATCGATGCGGCCGCCATCCTGCGGGCCCTGGTCCGCAACGTCAGTGCCGGACGTATCGAGGAGGGTGGCTCGACGATCACCCAGCAGCTGATCAAGAACGGCGTCGTGGGCAACGCGATCGACATCGATCGGAAGATCCCGGAGGCGGCGTTGGCGTGGCGCCTCGAGCGCCAGCTCGACAAGGACGAGATCCTCGAGGCCTACCTCAACACCGTCTACTTCGGCGGTGGTGCCTACGGGATCCGCGCCGCGGCCGAGATCTACTTCGGCACGACCCCCGACAAGCTCGATGTGCCCCAATCGGCAATGTTGGCCGGACTCATCGCCAACCCGTCGACGTATGACCCCACGCTCAACCCGCTCGATGCCCAGGACCGTCGTGATGTCGCCCTCGGCCGGATGGTCGCGGCCGGCTTCATCACCGAGGAGGAGGCCACCGAGTACCGCGCCGTCCCCGTGCCGACGACCCGTGTCGTGCCGGCCGGTTGGGAGCCGACGAATTACTTCATCGAGGAGGTGCGGCGCCAGCTTCTCGACGACCCTCGACTCGGGGTGACCGAGGAGGAACGGGCCGAGGCGTTGTTCGGCGGCGGGCTGCGCATCTACACGACGTACGACCCGGCGGCGCAGGCCGCGGCCCGCGCCGCCGTCGATCGCTTCACTCCCACCGACGACCCACGCGGCTTCGTCGGTGCGCTGGCGTCGGTGGAGCCCGGCACCGGTCGGGTCCGCGCGTTGATCGGCGGCCCCGGATTCGAGGTCGAGGGATTCGGCGAGTTCAACATCGCGACCCAGAAGGGGCGACCCACCGGCAGCTCGTTCAAGTCCTTCGTGCTGGCCGCCGCCATGGAGAAGGGCCTGGTCCCGGCCGACCAGATCAACGGCTCGGCGACCTGCTATTTCGACAACCCCGGCGGTTTCCCGGACCCGTACTCGGCGAACAACTTCAACGGACCGAACACCGGATCCGTGCGATCGATCCGGAGCCAGACGACGTCGTCGTCGAACTGCGCCTATCTCCGGTTGGGTCAGATCGTGGGGCTCTCCAACGTCGCCGACGTCGCTCGGGCGCTCGGCATCACGTCTGACCTCTCGTCACTTCCCCTGTCGATGCCCCTCGGCCCGCTCGACGTCACGCCACTCGACATGGCCGTCGCCTACGCGTCGTTCGCCAACGACGGACTCCAGGTGGACCCGATCTTCATCGAACGGGTCGAGGACCGCTCCGGCAACGTGATCTTCAGCAACGAACCGGCGCCCCAGCGGGCGATCTCGACCCAGTCCGCCCGTCTCGTGACGTCGGTGCTCGAGGCCAATGTCGTGGGTGGCACCGGCACCCGGGCCCGGCTCACCGACCAACCGGCAGCCGGCAAGACGGGCACCGGCCAGGAGTTCCTCAACGCCTGGTTCGTCGGCTACACGCCGTACCTGTCCACCGCGGTGTGGATGGGCGACCCGACCGACCCGATCGAGGAGATGCGGGGCGTGTCGATCCCCGAGCTGGGTCGGCGTAACGTCACCGGCGGTTTCGCTCCCGCCGCGATCTGGCAGGCGTACATGGAGTTCATGCACGCCGATCTCGATCGGATCGACTTCGACGATCCGGCACCGACGCGATCGGGCCGGCGGATCCGTACCGACCAGGAGGAGGACCGCTACAACGATCTCCTCGACAGTCTGTGTGGCGACGAAGACGCCGAGGTGGACGAGGACGAGGACGGCATCGTCGATTTCTGCGAGGATCCAGACTTCGAGTACGACCCGGCGATCGGTTTGTGTCCGGGCCTGCTCGAACCGGTCGACACCGACGAAGACGGCAAGATCGACGCCTGCATCCCGCCGACCACCACGACGACGACGACCACGACGACCACCACCGTTCCCGACACCACCACTTCGGATCCGCCGACGACGACCACCACCACGACCACGACCGAGCCGCCGACGACCACCACCACGGATCCGCCGACGACGACCACCACCGAACCCTGA